AGAGTAAGAATTGTTGAGTTTTAAACAGTATAGACCTAGGAGGACAGAAGATTATTTAAAGGAGGTTtgggatttctttaaaaatgttaaattaagtTGCTTaacaatttgaaaagaaagatcAATTCAAAGTTTCTAAATGATGCTTCTTGGGATCACCTAGCTAAAACAAAGAGACCCTGCTAGCAAGTCCCTGAGATCCCCTTTTCAAGTTCAACTCCATACTTCCACTCTATCTCACTTGCTTACTGGGAAATTTCTTACTATGTGATTTTAGTAAAAagatcattaggaaaaaaaagacgtCTGAGTTAATATCCCAATATTAATATCAACAGTCTATTGCATTAAATTATATGAACATCCCAAGCTTTAGCAACACAGAGAGAAGggagttttctttttccaaaagacTCTTCCCAGGGCTCCCTTCATGtctctgttcctcaggctgtagatgaaggggttcagcatgggggtcaCCACAGTGTACATCATAGCCATGACCGTCTCCTTCACAGTAGAATTTTTAGCTGATGGGCACAAATAGAGAGCAATTACTGTCCCATACAACAGTgacaccacagagaggtgggagccacaggtagAGAAAGCCTTGCGGATACCCCTAGTAGAAGGGAccctgaggatggaggaggcAATCCGTGCATAGGACATGACGATGAGTAGGAACGGAATGACAAGAATGAGTCCCCCCGTGATAAATATCACCAACTCATTAACACGCGTGTCAGAGCAGGACAGCTTCAGCAGAGCAGACATATCACAGAAAAAGTGGGGGATCACGTTGTCCCCACAAAAACACAGTCTGGCCGTGAGCAGGGTGTGCAGCATGGCGTGCAACGTGGTCAGCAGCCAGCACAGCACCACCAAGGAGAGACAGAGCTTGGGGCTCATGATGGTGGTGTAGTGCAGGGGGaagcagatggccacgtagcggtcataggccatggccACAAGGAGGAAGCTCTCCAGGTCtccaaagaagaggaagaaatacatttggGTCAGGCAGCCGGCATAGGGGATGGATGGGTCTTGGCTCTGCATGGTCTGCAACAACTTGGGGATAGTcacagaagagaagcagaggtcagagaatGACAAACTGCTGAGAAAGAAATACATCGGTGTGTGGAGGTAAGAGTCCAATTGAATCAAGAAAGTTATGAGGAGGTTCCCCAGGACGGTGGTAAGATACATGGCCAGGAACAGAGCATAGAACAGGTTTTGATGCTCTGGTGCAATCGGcaggcccaggaggaggaactctgagatgacagttttatttcttcccatcATGTTTTGCGTCCAGCTTCTTTAGGAGAAAATAATCGTATCcattaaaaatctgaataaaaatgaacatatttctgTGATGCATAAATCTATTAGCGGTTCTTCAATAACTGATTTTATCCTCATTATCTGTAACAACACTCTCTGTAACCAGAAATACACTACACCTCTAAATCCAAGCCGCTTTGCagatatttcctttatttctcatcaATTAGCACGCAACAACATTAACTCTTGCCTGCCTTCAAAAACACTCTAATCTCGTATCTTCTACGTGCTCACGCTGGTTCTCCTTGCCATTCATTTTCAATAAATCTGAATGGTGTCTTCTCCAATAGTATCTTATATTCTGGTGTTTTCTTAGGCTTTTTCCTAAACACTGTTCTCTCATAATTCTACATACACATCCCTGAAATCAGAACCTGCCTATTCCTATGACATCAATTACCATCTAAATCTCATGGGTAAACCTCTATGACTTTCACAGCTCTATCACCAATTCCTGAGAGATTATCTTCCCATGGAGTATCACAAGCATCTTCAGCTCAACTGATCCCATATGAATTCCTGCGCTCGCCCTGCCCACTCCTTCAATTCTCTCATGCCTCCGAAAAGAAATGCAGGCTCAAGTCATAAACCTAAGAGTTTTCTTTCATTCCCTCCTTTCTGTCACTATCAGCACCCAGTCCATCAAGTCCTACAGATTCTCCCACTTTATTCTCTTTCTAATTCATCCACTACTGTCTCAACTCTCACTACCCCAGACCAGGGTAACATCATAACTTGTCTGTAGTATTGGAACAGCCTCTTAATTTATCTCCCTGCTTCCATGCTCACCTTCCATCAATTTCTTCAAAGTGTGGCATTCTAAGATGAAAATCTGATCACGACGCTCTTAAAAATCTTCATGGATTCTCATTGCTCTTAAGATAAGGGCAAATGGTCTTTCAAGGGCAAAAAGGCACTTCATGATCTGACCCTTGCCTGCCTCCACATCTTCATCTTGCCCCGTAATGACACACACTCCACTCTCCACCAATGCTGGACTTAAAAGTCACAATTTCTTGCCTCCGTCCTTTTGCACTTGCTGATCCTCCTGCATAGCACCTTCCTCCTTCTGCTCCCTTTTCATCTGGCTTGCCCTTATTTATCCAGCAGGTATATTACAAGCCACTTACTCAGCTAAATCCTGTTTCCCCCAGACCAGAGGAGAACACATTGCTATGTTTCCACAGCATCCTGTGTTTGTCCTCATA
The Phacochoerus africanus isolate WHEZ1 chromosome 14, ROS_Pafr_v1, whole genome shotgun sequence DNA segment above includes these coding regions:
- the LOC125113895 gene encoding olfactory receptor 1E5-like; this translates as MMGRNKTVISEFLLLGLPIAPEHQNLFYALFLAMYLTTVLGNLLITFLIQLDSYLHTPMYFFLSSLSFSDLCFSSVTIPKLLQTMQSQDPSIPYAGCLTQMYFFLFFGDLESFLLVAMAYDRYVAICFPLHYTTIMSPKLCLSLVVLCWLLTTLHAMLHTLLTARLCFCGDNVIPHFFCDMSALLKLSCSDTRVNELVIFITGGLILVIPFLLIVMSYARIASSILRVPSTRGIRKAFSTCGSHLSVVSLLYGTVIALYLCPSAKNSTVKETVMAMMYTVVTPMLNPFIYSLRNRDMKGALGRVFWKKKTPFSLCC